A genome region from Pygocentrus nattereri isolate fPygNat1 chromosome 6, fPygNat1.pri, whole genome shotgun sequence includes the following:
- the pttg1ipb gene encoding PTTG1 interacting protein b isoform X2, which yields MESEEDAVGSPAPGCAAKSNTSCEECLSNVTCLWCITNQKCVDYPVQSVLPPASVCGLSDARWGKCWVNFQVLIITLSVVAGAIVIAVLVCCFCCCKCENIGSRKADERLERQADLRRVRQEERRAQMKSRHDEIRKKYGLMKDNPYSRFENN from the exons ATGGAATCAGAAGAGGACGCTGTGGGTTCTCCAGCTCCAG GCTGTGCTGCGAAATCCAACACCAGCTGTGAGGAATGTCTGTCTAACGTCACT TGTTTGTGGTGCATCACTAATCAGAAGTGTGTGGACTATCCGGTCCAGAGCGTCCTGCCCCCGGCGAGTGTGTGTGGTCTGTCTGACGCGCGCTGGGGGAAGTGTTGGG TGAACTTCCAGGTGCTCATCATCACTCTGTCAGTGGTTGCCGGGGCGATCGTCATCGCGGTCCTCgtctgctgcttctgctgctgcaaatgtgaaaacattgg GTCCAGAAAGGCTGATGAGAGGCTGGAGAGACAGGCTGACCTGAGAAGAGTCCGGCAGGAGGAGAG GAGAGCACAGATGAAATCAAGACATGATGAAATTCGCAAGAAATATg GCTTGATGAAGGATAATCCGTACTCCAGGTTTGAGAATAACTGA
- the pttg1ipb gene encoding PTTG1 interacting protein b isoform X1, whose amino-acid sequence MKLRDLAVISVLLVFFRWVDVSAQTTPTSCAAKSNTSCEECLSNVTCLWCITNQKCVDYPVQSVLPPASVCGLSDARWGKCWVNFQVLIITLSVVAGAIVIAVLVCCFCCCKCENIGSRKADERLERQADLRRVRQEERRAQMKSRHDEIRKKYGLMKDNPYSRFENN is encoded by the exons aTGAAACTCCGGGATTTGGCTGTGATTTCGGTCCTGCTGGTCTTCTTCCGCTGGGTGGATGTTTCAGCTCAGACCACGCCGACCA GCTGTGCTGCGAAATCCAACACCAGCTGTGAGGAATGTCTGTCTAACGTCACT TGTTTGTGGTGCATCACTAATCAGAAGTGTGTGGACTATCCGGTCCAGAGCGTCCTGCCCCCGGCGAGTGTGTGTGGTCTGTCTGACGCGCGCTGGGGGAAGTGTTGGG TGAACTTCCAGGTGCTCATCATCACTCTGTCAGTGGTTGCCGGGGCGATCGTCATCGCGGTCCTCgtctgctgcttctgctgctgcaaatgtgaaaacattgg GTCCAGAAAGGCTGATGAGAGGCTGGAGAGACAGGCTGACCTGAGAAGAGTCCGGCAGGAGGAGAG GAGAGCACAGATGAAATCAAGACATGATGAAATTCGCAAGAAATATg GCTTGATGAAGGATAATCCGTACTCCAGGTTTGAGAATAACTGA